The following are encoded together in the Oncorhynchus masou masou isolate Uvic2021 chromosome 5, UVic_Omas_1.1, whole genome shotgun sequence genome:
- the LOC135539514 gene encoding CMP-N-acetylneuraminate-beta-galactosamide-alpha-2,3-sialyltransferase 2-like, with the protein MLSKRKLCLFALFGGILFVMIATHTIQKNNILSLTLMETHATSRTVHGHAVNRTWAPPSATVPSPDRICGCPSCIADMEVSEWFAQHYDPQQQPFLTDGDNNMDPLALKWWLALQRSTDERTIYDVIQKMFQVIAPPAVDVQPKQAQCRKCAVVGNSGNLLGSQYGSLIDSHNRVIRMNKATTAGFEADVGNRTTHHFMYPESAVDIAPGVHLVLLPFKLRDLQWVASALSTGEIKTTYMRVKGRVQADKDRVIVVNPAFFKYTHDRWTERHGRYPSTGMLAVIFALHICDEVSVFGYGADRQGNWHHYWEDNQYAGAFRKTGVHNADFETEVIQKLDTEGKIKLHKR; encoded by the exons ATGCTCTCCAAGAGGAAGTTGTGCCTGTTTGCTCTGTTTGGTGGGATCCTCTTTGTCATGATTGCCACCCACACCATTCAGAAGAACAACATCCTGTCTTTGACTTTGATGGAGACCCATGCCACCTCCAGGACTGTGCATGGGCACGCTGTTAACCGAACATGGGCTCCACCGAGTGCCACGGTGCCCAGCCCGGACAGGATATGTGGGTGTCCGTCCTGCATAGCAGACATGGAGGTCTCGGAGTGGTTCGCTCAGCACTATGACCCCCAGCAGCAGCCCTTTCTCACAGACggagacaacaacatggaccCCCTGGCCCTGAAGTGGTGGCTG GCTTTGCAGCGGTCCACCGATGAGCGGACGATATATGACGTGATCCAGAAGATGTTCCAGGTCATCGCTCCCCCTGCCGTGGATGTCCAACCCAAACAAGCTCAGTGCAGGAAGTGTGCAGTGGTGGGGAACTCAGGAAACCTGCTCGGCTCTCAATACGGCTCCTTGATAGACTCACATAACCGTGTCATAAG GATGAATAAAGCCACCACAGCAGGGTTTGAAGCCGACGTGGGCAACAGAACGACGCACCACTTCATGTACCCTGAGAGTGCAGTGGACATCGCCCCTGGGGTCCACCTAGTTCTGCTGCCCTTTAAACTCCGCGATCTACAGTGGGTGGCCAGTGCCCTTTCGACGGGAGAGATCAAAAC GACATACATGAGGGTGAAAGGTCGGGTACAGGCTGACAAGGACAGG GTTATAGTGGTGAATCCAGCGTTCTTTAAGTACACCCATGACCGGTGGACAGAGCGCCATGGCAGATACCCTTCCACGGGCATGCTGGCAGTTATATTTGCCCTTCACATCTGCGATGAG GTGTCTGTGTTTGGCTATGGAGCTGACCGACAGGGGAACTGGCACCACTACTGGGAGGACAACCAGTACGCTGGTGCGTTTAGGAAAACTGGGGTGCACAATGCTGATTTTGAGACGGAGGTTATCCAAAAGCTGGACACAGAGGGCAAAATTAAACTGCACAAGAGATGA